The following proteins are encoded in a genomic region of Nocardioides renjunii:
- a CDS encoding malectin, with protein MASADTTAPATAPTGVSASVSGNDVQVSWNAVAAADLGGYVVERQAAGATTWTRVNQTPVAGLSLVDTTAPGGTQVTYRVLAVDTSQNASAPSATASVTTPPRPQAAIRINAGGPAVTTGGVAWGAQQYGTGGKTFTNAVAIAGTTDDVLYQSEYSTETGSIDYDIPVQNGSYTVRLHFAEVYFGAPGGGPGGTGRRTFDVAVEGQLRLDNYDIAADVGSATAAVKTYTVQVTDGKVDVDLDSVVNQAKISAIEVVPAG; from the coding sequence GTGGCGTCGGCGGACACCACCGCCCCCGCCACGGCGCCCACGGGCGTCTCGGCGTCGGTCTCGGGCAACGACGTTCAGGTCTCCTGGAACGCCGTCGCGGCCGCCGACCTCGGGGGCTACGTGGTCGAGCGGCAGGCCGCCGGGGCGACCACCTGGACCAGGGTCAACCAGACCCCCGTCGCCGGGCTGTCGCTGGTCGACACGACCGCACCGGGTGGCACCCAGGTGACCTACCGGGTGCTCGCGGTGGACACGTCGCAGAACGCGTCGGCTCCCTCGGCCACGGCGAGCGTCACCACGCCGCCGCGGCCGCAGGCGGCGATCCGGATCAACGCCGGCGGACCGGCGGTCACCACCGGTGGCGTCGCGTGGGGCGCCCAGCAGTACGGCACCGGCGGCAAGACGTTCACCAACGCCGTGGCGATCGCCGGGACCACCGACGACGTGCTCTACCAGTCGGAGTACTCCACCGAGACCGGGTCGATCGACTACGACATCCCGGTGCAGAACGGCTCCTACACGGTCCGCCTGCACTTCGCCGAGGTCTACTTCGGCGCCCCGGGCGGCGGCCCGGGCGGGACCGGCCGGCGTACGTTCGACGTCGCGGTGGAGGGACAGCTGCGGCTGGACAACTACGACATCGCCGCCGACGTCGGGTCCGCGACCGCGGCGGTGAAGACCTACACGGTCCAGGTCACCGACGGCAAGGTCGACGTCGACCTCGACTCCGTGGTCAACCAGGCCAAGATCTCCGCGATCGAGGTGGTGCCGGCCGGCTGA
- a CDS encoding cob(I)yrinic acid a,c-diamide adenosyltransferase, translating into MVNLTRIYTRTGDAGRTRLGDMSETSKTDPRLEVYACVDEGNAHIGVALAHGGLEDDVVTVLTRVQNDLFDVGADFCTPVVPNPEHPPLRIEQDYVDRLEGWCDHYNEELPALRSFILNGGSVAAAHLHVARTVVRRAERAGWAAWAEHEDTMNVLAITYLNRLSDLLFILARHANRDTGDVLWVPGGER; encoded by the coding sequence ATGGTCAACCTGACGCGCATCTACACCCGTACCGGTGATGCCGGACGCACCCGGCTCGGCGACATGAGCGAGACCTCGAAGACCGACCCACGGCTCGAGGTGTACGCCTGCGTCGACGAGGGCAACGCCCACATCGGGGTCGCCCTGGCGCACGGCGGGCTCGAGGACGACGTGGTCACGGTGCTCACCCGCGTGCAGAACGACCTCTTCGACGTGGGTGCCGACTTCTGCACCCCGGTGGTCCCGAACCCCGAGCACCCGCCGTTGCGCATCGAGCAGGACTACGTCGACCGGCTCGAGGGGTGGTGCGACCACTACAACGAGGAGCTGCCGGCGCTGCGCTCGTTCATCCTCAACGGCGGCAGTGTCGCCGCGGCCCACCTGCACGTCGCGCGCACCGTCGTACGCCGTGCGGAGCGGGCCGGCTGGGCGGCCTGGGCCGAGCACGAGGACACGATGAACGTCCTCGCGATCACCTACCTCAACCGGCTCTCGGACCTGCTCTTCATCCTGGCCCGCCACGCCAACCGCGACACCGGCGACGTGCTGTGGGTGCCGGGCGGGGAGCGCTGA
- a CDS encoding protein meaA produces MTETEDRPEDQTQRRVKDRPWVMRTYAGHSTAEASNALYRTNLAKGQTGLSVAFDLPTQTGYDPDSPLSRGEVGKVGVPVPHLGEMRKLFADIPLTEMNTSMTINATAMWLLAMYQVVAEEQNPDLSPDEVAHLLAGTTQNDIIKEYLSRGTYVFGPEQSLRLIGDLIAYTVHEIPKWNPINICSYHLQEAGATPVQELAYAMCTAIAVLDQVRGSGQVSPDDFEKVVGRISFFVNAGVRFVEETCKMRAFVQLWDEVTRERYGVTDPKMRRFRYGVQVNSLGLTEAQPENNVQRIVLEMLGVTLSKDARARAVQLPAWNEALGLPRPWDQQWSLRFQQVLAFESDLLEHDDIFAGSHVIEAKVAELVEGARAEIERVQEMGGAIAAVESGYMKQNLVSAHAARRARIESGEEVVVGVNRFQTTEPSPLTADLDAAIQAADPEAERAALASLEAWRAQRDDAEVAAALTALAEAARTDANLMGPTLVAARAGATTGEWAGALREVFGEFRAPTGVSGAVGMGGGSGAAGTELAAVRERVRATGEELGGRLRVLVGKPGLDGHSNGAEQVAVRARDAGFEVIYQGIRLTPEQIVAAAVAEDVHVVGLSILSGSHMELVPDVLDGLAAAGLGDLPVVVGGIIPASDATALVECGVAAVYTPKDFGLTEIMGGFVDVIRRANGLD; encoded by the coding sequence ATGACCGAGACCGAGGACCGGCCCGAGGACCAGACGCAGCGGCGGGTCAAGGACCGGCCCTGGGTGATGCGCACCTATGCGGGCCACTCGACGGCCGAGGCGTCCAACGCGCTCTACCGCACCAACCTGGCCAAGGGCCAGACCGGCCTCAGCGTGGCGTTCGACCTGCCGACGCAGACCGGCTACGACCCCGACAGCCCGCTCAGCCGCGGCGAGGTCGGCAAGGTCGGCGTACCGGTGCCCCACCTCGGCGAGATGCGCAAGCTCTTCGCCGACATCCCGCTCACCGAGATGAACACCTCGATGACGATCAACGCCACGGCCATGTGGTTGCTGGCGATGTACCAGGTCGTGGCCGAGGAGCAGAACCCCGACCTCTCGCCCGACGAGGTCGCCCACCTGCTGGCCGGCACCACGCAGAACGACATCATCAAGGAGTACCTCTCCCGCGGCACGTACGTCTTCGGCCCGGAGCAGTCGCTGCGCCTGATCGGCGACCTGATCGCCTACACGGTGCACGAGATCCCGAAGTGGAACCCGATCAACATCTGCAGCTACCACCTGCAGGAGGCCGGCGCGACGCCCGTGCAGGAGCTGGCCTACGCCATGTGCACGGCGATCGCGGTGCTCGACCAGGTGCGGGGCTCGGGACAGGTCTCTCCCGACGACTTCGAGAAGGTCGTCGGACGCATCTCGTTCTTCGTCAACGCCGGCGTGCGCTTCGTCGAGGAGACCTGCAAGATGCGGGCCTTCGTCCAGCTGTGGGACGAGGTCACCCGCGAGCGCTACGGCGTCACCGACCCCAAGATGCGTCGCTTCCGCTACGGCGTGCAGGTGAACTCGCTCGGCCTGACCGAGGCCCAGCCGGAGAACAACGTGCAGCGCATCGTGCTGGAGATGCTCGGCGTCACGCTGTCCAAGGACGCGCGTGCCCGTGCGGTCCAGCTGCCCGCCTGGAACGAGGCGCTGGGCCTGCCGCGGCCGTGGGACCAGCAGTGGTCGCTGCGCTTCCAGCAGGTGCTGGCGTTCGAGTCCGACCTGCTCGAGCACGACGACATCTTCGCCGGCAGCCACGTCATCGAGGCCAAGGTCGCCGAGCTCGTCGAGGGTGCACGGGCCGAGATCGAGCGGGTGCAGGAGATGGGCGGCGCGATCGCCGCGGTGGAGTCCGGCTACATGAAGCAGAACCTCGTCTCCGCGCACGCCGCCCGCCGGGCGCGCATCGAGTCGGGCGAGGAGGTCGTCGTGGGCGTCAACCGGTTCCAGACGACCGAGCCCTCGCCCCTGACCGCGGACCTCGACGCCGCGATCCAGGCCGCCGACCCCGAGGCCGAGCGCGCCGCGCTCGCGAGCCTCGAGGCGTGGCGGGCGCAGCGCGACGACGCCGAGGTCGCCGCCGCGCTCACCGCCCTCGCCGAGGCCGCGAGGACCGACGCCAACCTCATGGGGCCGACGCTGGTCGCCGCCCGCGCCGGAGCGACCACGGGGGAGTGGGCCGGCGCCCTGCGCGAGGTGTTCGGCGAGTTCCGCGCCCCGACCGGCGTCTCCGGCGCCGTCGGCATGGGCGGTGGCTCGGGCGCGGCCGGGACGGAGCTCGCCGCCGTCCGGGAGCGGGTCCGGGCCACCGGCGAGGAGCTGGGCGGCCGGCTGCGCGTGCTCGTCGGCAAGCCGGGCCTCGACGGGCACTCCAACGGCGCCGAGCAGGTCGCCGTACGCGCCCGGGACGCCGGCTTCGAGGTGATCTACCAGGGCATCCGCCTCACGCCGGAGCAGATCGTGGCCGCCGCCGTGGCCGAGGACGTGCACGTGGTCGGCCTCTCGATCCTGTCGGGGTCGCACATGGAGCTGGTGCCCGACGTGCTCGACGGCCTCGCCGCCGCGGGCCTCGGCGACCTCCCGGTGGTCGTGGGCGGCATCATCCCGGCCTCGGACGCCACGGCACTGGTGGAGTGCGGGGTCGCCGCGGTCTACACGCCCAAGGACTTCGGGCTCACCGAGATCATGGGCGGCTTCGTCGACGTGATCCGCCGGGCCAACGGGCTGGACTGA
- a CDS encoding F0F1 ATP synthase subunit epsilon, whose amino-acid sequence MAGPSTDKVLQVELVAADRLVWSGQATMVIARTTEGDVGILPNHAPLLSSIIEGVVDVQTVEGETWVAAVDAGFLSVADNRVSILSERAEMSHEIDLEKARQDLERAQSAGGNDDAADEAVRRAEARIRAVERAS is encoded by the coding sequence ATGGCGGGCCCGTCCACCGACAAGGTGCTGCAGGTCGAGCTGGTCGCTGCCGACCGGCTCGTCTGGTCGGGCCAGGCGACCATGGTCATCGCCCGCACCACCGAGGGCGACGTCGGGATCCTGCCCAACCACGCGCCGCTGCTGTCCTCGATCATCGAGGGCGTCGTCGACGTGCAGACCGTGGAGGGCGAGACCTGGGTCGCGGCGGTCGACGCCGGCTTCTTGTCGGTGGCCGACAACCGCGTGTCCATCCTGTCCGAGCGGGCCGAGATGTCGCACGAGATCGACCTCGAGAAGGCGCGCCAGGACCTCGAGCGGGCCCAGTCCGCCGGGGGCAACGACGACGCGGCCGACGAGGCCGTCCGTCGTGCCGAGGCGCGCATCCGCGCCGTCGAACGGGCCTCCTGA
- a CDS encoding MFS transporter has translation MPTLTAARNAVGMTFFLNGLVFSSWVSRIPEVRSSFDLTNGQLGLLLLAIAVGSVLALPTTGAAINAWGTERIVRVGAVAATLGMAMAALGLGHVLLVTVVGLFVYGLGIGVWDVAMNVEGAEVERGLGRTIMPRFHAGFSGGTVVGALLGALLIELDVPAVVHLLGVVLVAIALVWRSSPAFLPVETAHEEERTSAARAWLEPRTLLIGVMVLALAMTEGTANDWLAVALVDGHDVSHAVGVAGFAVFVLAMTAGRFAGTGLIDRFGRVAVLWGTMALAGGGVLLIVFADQPVLVVTGIVLWGVGASLGFPVGMSAAADDPVRAAARVSVVSTIGYAAFLAGPPFLGFVGDEVGTLKALLVVAVLLMPAALVVPSARERRPERSERV, from the coding sequence GTGCCCACCCTGACCGCCGCCCGCAACGCCGTGGGGATGACGTTCTTCCTCAACGGCCTGGTCTTCTCCAGCTGGGTCTCGCGGATCCCCGAGGTGCGGTCGAGCTTCGACCTCACCAACGGCCAGCTCGGCCTCCTGCTCCTCGCGATCGCGGTCGGGTCGGTCCTGGCCCTGCCGACCACCGGCGCGGCCATCAACGCGTGGGGCACGGAGCGGATCGTCCGGGTCGGGGCGGTCGCCGCCACGCTCGGCATGGCCATGGCGGCCCTCGGCCTGGGGCACGTGCTCCTGGTGACGGTGGTCGGGCTGTTCGTCTACGGCCTCGGCATCGGCGTGTGGGACGTCGCGATGAACGTCGAGGGCGCCGAGGTGGAGCGCGGGCTGGGCCGCACGATCATGCCGCGCTTCCACGCCGGCTTCAGCGGGGGCACCGTGGTCGGCGCGCTCCTCGGTGCGCTGCTCATCGAGCTGGACGTCCCGGCGGTGGTGCACCTGCTCGGCGTGGTGCTCGTCGCCATCGCGCTCGTGTGGCGCTCGTCGCCGGCGTTCCTGCCGGTGGAAACCGCGCACGAGGAGGAGCGGACGTCGGCGGCCCGCGCCTGGCTGGAGCCGCGCACGCTGCTGATCGGCGTGATGGTGCTGGCCCTGGCGATGACCGAGGGGACCGCCAACGACTGGCTCGCCGTCGCGCTCGTGGACGGCCACGACGTCTCGCACGCCGTGGGCGTGGCCGGGTTCGCCGTCTTCGTCCTCGCCATGACCGCTGGTCGGTTCGCGGGCACCGGCCTGATCGACCGCTTCGGGCGGGTCGCGGTGCTGTGGGGCACCATGGCGCTCGCCGGCGGGGGAGTGCTGCTCATCGTCTTTGCCGACCAGCCCGTCCTCGTCGTGACCGGCATCGTCCTGTGGGGCGTCGGTGCCTCGCTCGGCTTCCCGGTCGGCATGAGCGCCGCCGCCGACGACCCGGTCCGCGCCGCCGCGCGGGTCAGCGTCGTCTCCACCATCGGCTACGCCGCCTTCCTCGCCGGCCCGCCGTTCCTCGGGTTCGTCGGGGACGAGGTCGGCACCCTCAAGGCGCTGCTCGTGGTCGCCGTCCTGCTCATGCCGGCGGCCCTGGTCGTGCCCTCGGCGCGCGAGCGGCGCCCCGAGCGGTCCGAGCGCGTCTGA
- a CDS encoding DUF2550 domain-containing protein: MPVWEWVLDIVGLFLFLALLYGISLIVRRRLLARHGGTFELSYRMRPEHPGRGWLLGIGRYSGQSLEWFRIFSLSPRPKRVWARDLLEYSGRRAPEGAEEMSLYDGHVVASCHYGGDPLEIAMSEASLTGFQSWLESGPPGTDWNRR, from the coding sequence ATGCCGGTCTGGGAATGGGTGCTCGACATCGTCGGGCTCTTCTTGTTCCTCGCCCTGCTCTACGGCATCTCGCTGATCGTCCGGCGCCGCCTGCTGGCCCGTCACGGCGGCACCTTCGAGCTCAGCTACCGGATGCGACCGGAGCACCCTGGTCGCGGGTGGCTGCTCGGCATCGGGCGCTACTCCGGGCAGTCGCTGGAGTGGTTCCGCATCTTCTCGCTGTCCCCGCGCCCCAAGCGGGTGTGGGCCCGCGACCTGCTGGAGTACTCCGGCCGACGGGCTCCCGAGGGCGCGGAGGAGATGTCGCTCTACGACGGGCACGTCGTCGCCTCGTGCCACTACGGCGGTGACCCGCTGGAGATCGCGATGAGCGAGGCGTCGCTCACCGGCTTCCAGTCCTGGCTCGAGTCAGGGCCGCCCGGGACGGACTGGAACCGGCGCTAG
- a CDS encoding STAS domain-containing protein: protein MDIISDGHTLVLQGDFDVRSTWEVRNAIYERIDVLDDDVVIDMTAVSAIDATALRLLAVATRHAWLSGHHLTVRNPGPAVRRMAHLTRLAHAIEVERVAATA from the coding sequence ATGGACATCATCTCGGATGGCCACACGCTCGTGCTGCAGGGCGACTTCGACGTGCGGAGCACGTGGGAGGTCCGCAACGCGATCTACGAGCGCATCGACGTGCTCGACGACGACGTGGTGATCGACATGACGGCGGTGTCCGCCATCGACGCCACCGCCCTCCGCCTGCTGGCCGTCGCCACCCGGCACGCCTGGCTCTCCGGCCACCACCTCACCGTCCGCAACCCCGGGCCGGCGGTGCGCCGGATGGCGCACCTGACCCGGCTGGCGCACGCCATCGAGGTGGAGCGCGTCGCCGCGACCGCCTGA
- a CDS encoding LacI family DNA-binding transcriptional regulator has protein sequence MSGPLRPPTLADVAAVAGVSLSTASLAFSGNKPVSEATRQRVLAAASSLGYAGPNPLASNLRRGRSGVVGIAVGQLSSAFRDPAALPMLDAVSEVLGAAGMGLLLMADDDAHPRLPLDAVIYDNCGRETWHAYDDLVARDVPLIVVEGPCWPGTTFVDIDHRRGSAALAAHLHDHGHRRVATMTLEASRPQREREAGLRQVFPDAHVVGACASDLAEAQSLASDYLATGPDVTAIVCQSDVQAAGVVLEARRRGLSVPGDLSVAGFDGVDTPWLDLSLTTVVQPLADKGRATAHAALARIAGEPVADVVLAVELRVGGSTGPA, from the coding sequence GTGTCCGGTCCACTTCGCCCCCCGACCCTGGCCGACGTCGCCGCGGTGGCGGGCGTCTCGCTGTCGACGGCGTCCCTGGCGTTCTCGGGCAACAAGCCGGTCTCCGAGGCGACCCGCCAGCGGGTCCTGGCCGCCGCGTCGTCGCTCGGCTACGCCGGCCCCAATCCCTTGGCCAGCAACCTGCGCCGAGGCCGCAGCGGCGTGGTCGGCATCGCCGTCGGCCAGCTCAGCTCGGCGTTCCGCGACCCCGCGGCGCTGCCCATGCTCGACGCCGTGTCGGAGGTGCTCGGGGCGGCCGGCATGGGGCTGCTGCTGATGGCCGACGACGACGCGCACCCCCGCCTCCCCCTCGACGCCGTCATCTACGACAACTGCGGGCGCGAGACCTGGCACGCCTACGACGACCTGGTGGCCCGCGACGTGCCGCTGATCGTCGTCGAGGGCCCGTGCTGGCCCGGGACGACCTTCGTCGACATCGACCACCGGCGCGGGTCGGCCGCCCTCGCCGCCCACCTCCACGACCACGGCCACCGGCGGGTCGCCACGATGACGCTGGAGGCGTCCCGACCGCAGCGGGAGCGGGAGGCGGGACTGCGGCAGGTCTTCCCCGACGCCCACGTCGTCGGCGCCTGCGCGAGCGACCTCGCGGAGGCCCAGTCGCTCGCGTCGGACTACCTCGCCACCGGTCCCGACGTGACCGCGATCGTCTGCCAGAGCGACGTCCAGGCCGCCGGTGTGGTCCTCGAGGCGCGGCGCCGCGGGCTGTCCGTGCCGGGCGACCTCAGTGTCGCGGGCTTCGACGGCGTCGACACCCCGTGGCTCGACCTCAGCCTCACCACCGTGGTGCAGCCGCTCGCCGACAAGGGTCGCGCCACGGCGCACGCCGCCCTGGCCCGGATCGCCGGTGAGCCCGTGGCCGACGTCGTGCTTGCCGTAGAGCTGCGCGTCGGCGGGTCGACCGGTCCGGCCTAG